The segment GACAAAACCGTGTCTGCAGAAACTTGCTTTGGAATTACTGATCAGACATTCATTTGCCTGTATCCTGTACATATACCCGTTACCACCACCACCACCGTACTGGCCTCGTTGAAAATGACAGGAATCAACAGTTACGCCTCTGGAATATGCAATCTGAAGTCCATTTGAGAGCAGATGCGCTGTGGTGCTGTTACCTGATGGTTGATAACTTGCTACCCGTCGTACCCATGAGTTACAAACACGTGAGAGACTTATAAGCCAGGAATTGTGACAATCATAAGAGGCGTTTCCAGTGCTGGAATAATCCTCTTCTCCCCACCCGGTTGTACCAGGGTGCTGTACATTCCCAATTGACAGGTCCTCAATTCCAGTTTCCTGCAGCATGACAGGGGAGAGATGAATCCTTGCATTGTCACGTGTTTTCATGGCATATCGAGTAGGCGCATCGATAGTCACTGTTTTAGAGCCAGTGTTTACATTTATGATTTTACGATAGTAGATAAAACCGGAAAAAGTCGATCCACCCCATTCGGTTTGCTCCTGATGTTCAGCTATCCAGGATGATGTTATATCCGAACGGATAAGCACCCAGTCGTCAACATTGAAAATCCCGGGATTCTCAACAGGTATTGTCAACGCGGGCCCCATCAGGTCTGATGTGATTTTGGTGTGGGTCGATGGAGGGCTGGTCCAGCTTGCTCCTCCTGACGGGCTGATGTTAATTACACTTTTTCCACGCATCTGATAGCTGGTGTTGAGAATAAAAGTCTTACCAATCCCATCACCTCTAAAAACGACATTGTCGGATGAGATCCGGAGTGCAGATGAGTTTGATCCTGGATTTACCTTGTAAATACCGGCAGGAAGGTATACGACCCCGCCACCTGAAGAGGAAGCCTGCGTGATGGCATTCTGAATCGCTGATGTCGCATCGTTTGTACCTGTTTTGTCAGCATTGTAAGGAGGTTTGGTCACATCGATTATGCCGGTTTTTACATCCGGAACAGGTTCCTCTCCTCTGTGATATCCTGCGTAAGAGAAATCCTGTATCATCTTTTCTGTGTAAAATGATGTTGTGACTCGGAGGACTCCAGGTTTCAGGATAAAGCTGACTTCTCCAGGCAAAAATCGACTGGGCTGATATCAATGTAAAAACCACAACCGGCTTCCTGAATAATACCATTATTTTTTCTCCATTTCCAGATATTAAATGACTTTTTGTTGGCTTTTTAAAATATATAATATATCAATTTTTTGTGTATTTTGGTAATTTTTATTGCTTTTTTGAGGACAATTTTTAAATGACTTTATCATCAAATATCCACCAAAGGGAGATTGTAAGGGCTTCAATCCGGGAGTATGTGTCTTTTTTGGATATGACAGGACCTGTTAAACAGAATTATTACGGGAAGTCTGTATGAGACTGCAAACCGACTATTCAGGAGAGAATAGCCCGGTCTGCCATTTCGACAAGTCTTTGAGGAGGGATCATTTTAAATTTGGACAGGAGGAGAAATCCGATTCGCACCCCTGCCTTTCTCATATACAAGCCTTTAAAGTTTCACCTATACTGTCGTTTATAACCAGTCTGGCCTTCTGATCATACTGGGTAGGACTCTTATTTATCAAAACCAGGCGTTTGCCGGAGTAATAAACAACCAGTCCTGCAGCAGGATACACTGTCAGAGATGTTCCGGCGACAATCAGCACGTCTGCATTTTCGATATGCTGTACGGATTTTTCCATAATATCAGCATCCAGGCCCTCTTCATAGAGAACAACATCTGGTTTGACAATTTCCCCGCACTGATCGCACTTCGGCACCCCCGGCGACTCCAACACATAATCCAGCGTATAGAATTTGCCGCACATCATGCAATAATTCCTGTGCACCGAGCCGTGCAGTTCCAGAACCTCTTTACTGCCGGCCATCTGGTGAAGCCCATCGATATTCTGCGTGATAACCGCCTTGAGTTTCCCCTGCTTTTCCAGTTTTGCCAACGCCAGATGAGCATCATTGGGTCTGGCCTCTTTATAAATCAGATTAGACTTATAATAATCGAAAAAATCTTCGGTATTGTTCATGAAAAAGGTATGGGACAACATCTCTTCCGGAGAAAAATGACTCTTTGCACGCTGAGAATAGAGCCCATTGGCACTTCTGAAGTCGGGAATATTGCTTTCGGTGGAGACACCGGCTCCGCCGAAGAAGACGATGTTATCGGAGGAGTTGATGATATCCAATAACATAGCTACTTTCTCTGTTTCAGGCTGATTCACAGTTTTTCCTTTTCTACGATGTAGAGAAACCGGATGCACATATATCCGATTAATAAATTACAGTTTGCCTGCAATATTTAAAAGTAGATCCACACTGGCCCCTGAGCGAAGCCGAAGGGGGGACCATGAAGTCGAAGGGGGACTAAACGAAGCAAAAGAGCTCGTTTCGGCTTCGCTCAACGAGCGGAAAAAGAGAACAGATTATCTAAAGCATATAGAAAATGATCGACAAACAAAAAAATGGAGTCAATCAATGAGAGAAATTTCCAGCAAACCATCAAATCAATCAAGAACCGGAATTGTCCCTATTTTTATAGTGTGATTTATTTTTACATTCAGCCAATTCGTGTAGTTTTTCAGTAAATCCTTTTATCAAAGCCTCCTTCTTCTTTCTACTCCAACCCTGGATCTGTTTTTCTCAATAAAAAGCCTCGTATATTCTTTCATATTCTTCATAATATACCAGTTTTACAGGCAAATGCTTTTTAGTAAAGTTTGCCCCTTCACCATTTTGATGCTGTTTTAATCTGAGGAAAAGATTAGTAGTACTTCCAGTATAATACGCTATTTGCACATTCAAGAATATATACATAACCTTTTTTCTTCTTTTCCATACTTATATCTAAGACGGCTTTTCTATTCATCAATTACTACATAAGTTCCATCACACACGAATTAAGATAATTTCTCCTCTGGAAATTCAAGTCCAAAATAAACTTTATATTTGTCTAAACCCATTTCTTCACTTTTCCTTGAAAGTGCTGATTTTTACTACAAAGAAAAAGTGAAAGCGTATTAATGAAAAACCAATTGAATTGTGATCTCAGATATCTAATATAAAAGTTGAAAACAAAGGGAGGAATCCGGTTTTCAATCAGATTCCTCCCAGTTTTTTTCAGCTAATGACGATTTTCAGGCTGACCCTGAAAAAGGAATTATCGTTTTATCTGTAATAAACCGGTACACTTTTTCTGAACTTCCCCGCAGTCATAGTTACAGCATAAAAGCCGCTGCTCAGCTTCGACCCATCAGCACCAGAAAGCCCAAGCTTATAGTATCCGGGAAGTTTGCGTCCTTCAAAAAGCACAGCCACCATTCTTCCGCGCATATCATACAACTTTACTTCCACATGTTCACTCTGCGGGAGCTGGAAATTCAGAATCCCGTTGGAACCGGACGCAATACCAAAGGTCTGCGGAATTCTTCCGAAAGATTTCACACTCAGAATTGGCTCTGCTGTCAGATGAACTTTCCATCCTGCACCAACCTGAGATCCATCGCTGATAAACCTCACCGTAATTCTGCCATCAGCACTGTTCGAACTGATCTGCTCGGGAATCCCATTCCCCGTAAAAGTACCAAGAAGTGCCTTGTTTTCACCACTTCCCGCATAGACAAGAAGCGAATCTGTTGCCCCATCACCCAGATCGAGCACCTCAAAATTCATGACAACCTTTAATCCAGCAGCTCCGGGAATGAAAGTAACCTCTCCTGAAAAATTACTGCTATACCCATAATATTTACCGCCGTCATCATAGAAAAAGGTGTCGTTCACAATTACCGCGTTGCCTGTTCCAGACGGCATGACAATTCCCACTGTGGGTGAATCCACATAAGTGGCTGTCACGATAATCGGAAAATTGCCAATGGTAACAGTGGTAATTAGCTGTAAGGGATTGGAGACTGCCGACAGGGATGCATTATCACCTGTCCAACCGGCAAAATATTTCCACTGCTCGGGCGGCGGATCCGCCTGAATCTGCACCACTGTTCCTGAAGCGTAATCTCCTGATCCGCTTCCATTGATAACCTGAAGTGAAGCGGTAGGTCTCACTGCAAACCAGTTGAGGCTGCAGGTACCTGAGACTGATTCGATACGCCAGACTACAACAGCAGTATCTAAAGTAACATACCCGCTCTCAACACTTACCCAGTTCTGAGTTCCTCCGGTCTGGGGAATATCTATCGTGTCAAGAGGTTTGTTCTTTGTCATATCTTTCAGAATAAGCCTGCCGCCATTTGAGGATGCAACCCTGAAGGAGAGATTGTAGAATCCGGCAGCAGATGCTTTAACCAGGTATTCCGCAAACGCGCCTGTTTCTCCGATCAGTAAATTCAGCCCTCCCCCCTCATCACTGCTGCTCCCTGTTGTGATCTTCTGCAAATACGGAGCGTTCTCTGCTTCAATGACTCCAGGCAATACCTGTACAGGACAAAAATGAGCCGTCACTGTGACATCTGCACTATCCATTGTAATGCTTGTGAGAGAAGAATACGGATTATTGACAGACTGCGATGAACTTGACCATCTTAAAAAACTGTCCTCATCCGCCCTGGCTTCAATTGAAACATTCTGCCCCGCAGTATAAGAGCCGCTTCCGG is part of the Fibrobacter sp. genome and harbors:
- a CDS encoding carbohydrate-binding protein; this encodes DASTATATDAGGGQYVNFTRTGAFIELLVDVQSGDSTTLSYRISSSAAAVLKLREMRTNTLIDSVSFPGAGFGQNWRTVTGNKIALTTGKQVWRMESSNGSFFLNWFRSERLFTLTVVNGTGSGSYTAGQNVSIEARADEDSFLRWSSSSQSVNNPYSSLTSITMDSADVTVTAHFCPVQVLPGVIEAENAPYLQKITTGSSSDEGGGLNLLIGETGAFAEYLVKASAAGFYNLSFRVASSNGGRLILKDMTKNKPLDTIDIPQTGGTQNWVSVESGYVTLDTAVVVWRIESVSGTCSLNWFAVRPTASLQVINGSGSGDYASGTVVQIQADPPPEQWKYFAGWTGDNASLSAVSNPLQLITTVTIGNFPIIVTATYVDSPTVGIVMPSGTGNAVIVNDTFFYDDGGKYYGYSSNFSGEVTFIPGAAGLKVVMNFEVLDLGDGATDSLLVYAGSGENKALLGTFTGNGIPEQISSNSADGRITVRFISDGSQVGAGWKVHLTAEPILSVKSFGRIPQTFGIASGSNGILNFQLPQSEHVEVKLYDMRGRMVAVLFEGRKLPGYYKLGLSGADGSKLSSGFYAVTMTAGKFRKSVPVYYR
- a CDS encoding NAD-dependent protein deacylase; this translates as MLLDIINSSDNIVFFGGAGVSTESNIPDFRSANGLYSQRAKSHFSPEEMLSHTFFMNNTEDFFDYYKSNLIYKEARPNDAHLALAKLEKQGKLKAVITQNIDGLHQMAGSKEVLELHGSVHRNYCMMCGKFYTLDYVLESPGVPKCDQCGEIVKPDVVLYEEGLDADIMEKSVQHIENADVLIVAGTSLTVYPAAGLVVYYSGKRLVLINKSPTQYDQKARLVINDSIGETLKACI
- a CDS encoding GIY-YIG nuclease family protein — protein: MYIFLNVQIAYYTGSTTNLFLRLKQHQNGEGANFTKKHLPVKLVYYEEYERIYEAFY